The uncultured Sphaerochaeta sp. genome includes a window with the following:
- the ispG gene encoding flavodoxin-dependent (E)-4-hydroxy-3-methylbut-2-enyl-diphosphate synthase, translated as MTGDLQVYIGNSLIGRGLPVLVQTMYDSAIPHEIEALEELIRRIGKLNAMGCDVIRFSYPSFEDHDAFRYLCEKSPIPVVADIHFDYKLALDALSCGAHKIRINPGNIGAKWKVEEVVKSAKDQGRAIRIGLNSGSLPRGNDPAEVLMTNTALEYLSWFEQWGFTNTVVSLKASDTELTMKANRLFASQCPYPLHLGVTEAGSVISAVTRSTWALGQLLSEGIGNTLRISITGDIESEVQAGVELLRTLGMRKKGIRIVSCPRCGRHSFDSQGFLASVEQDLLTIDKDLTVAIMGCQVNGPGEAKAADLAITGLGNSIFLYEKGKLVKKVTQQEAKAALLEAIEHA; from the coding sequence ATGACAGGAGATCTACAGGTATATATCGGAAATAGCCTTATCGGACGCGGTCTACCAGTACTTGTGCAAACAATGTATGACAGTGCAATTCCCCATGAAATAGAAGCACTGGAGGAGTTGATTCGCAGGATTGGGAAACTCAACGCAATGGGATGCGATGTTATTCGTTTCTCTTACCCTTCTTTTGAGGATCATGATGCGTTTAGGTATCTTTGTGAGAAGAGTCCAATACCAGTTGTTGCCGATATACATTTTGACTACAAACTAGCATTGGATGCACTATCATGTGGAGCACACAAGATTAGGATCAATCCAGGTAATATCGGCGCAAAATGGAAAGTTGAAGAGGTGGTGAAGAGCGCAAAGGATCAAGGCAGAGCCATTCGTATAGGCCTAAATAGTGGATCCTTACCACGTGGAAATGATCCTGCGGAAGTCTTGATGACCAATACTGCTCTTGAGTACCTATCATGGTTTGAGCAATGGGGATTTACCAACACAGTAGTCTCCCTGAAAGCAAGTGACACAGAGCTTACCATGAAAGCAAATCGTCTGTTTGCTTCGCAGTGTCCCTACCCACTACATCTTGGAGTTACAGAAGCTGGTTCGGTAATATCAGCAGTAACTCGTTCTACATGGGCATTGGGTCAACTTCTCAGCGAGGGAATCGGTAATACCCTACGCATCAGCATAACCGGTGATATTGAGAGCGAAGTACAGGCAGGTGTTGAACTGCTGAGAACCTTGGGGATGAGAAAGAAAGGCATCAGGATTGTGAGTTGCCCTCGTTGTGGTAGGCATAGTTTCGATTCCCAGGGATTCCTGGCATCCGTAGAACAAGATCTCCTCACCATCGACAAAGATTTGACTGTTGCCATCATGGGATGCCAGGTCAATGGTCCGGGTGAGGCAAAGGCAGCCGATCTGGCAATAACTGGTCTAGGTAATAGTATATTTCTCTATGAGAAAGGGAAATTGGTGAAAAAAGTAACGCAGCAGGAAGCAAAGGCTGCTTTGTTGGAAGCGATAGAACATGCATAA
- a CDS encoding V-type ATP synthase subunit D — protein MAVKLTKNEQKLQKDRLKQYQRYLPTLQLKKQQLQMVIRQISAEVASLKKKQEALVQDMQTWIAVYHENTAFASELKVEKLIKIDKVVKAKGNIAGVTIPVFKELTFVPISYDLADYPLWVDKGLESLRDLARYDALIATLEQQVRLLEKELRTTSQRVNLFEKVKIPEAKDNIRRIAIYLGDQQTAAVVRGKIAKKKLMQGA, from the coding sequence ATGGCCGTCAAACTGACCAAGAACGAACAGAAACTCCAGAAGGACAGATTGAAGCAATACCAGCGGTATCTGCCAACACTGCAACTGAAAAAACAACAGTTGCAGATGGTCATCAGGCAAATTTCTGCTGAGGTGGCTTCACTGAAGAAAAAGCAGGAGGCGCTCGTTCAGGACATGCAGACGTGGATTGCTGTGTATCATGAGAATACCGCATTCGCTTCTGAACTGAAGGTTGAAAAGCTCATCAAGATAGACAAGGTGGTTAAAGCAAAAGGCAATATTGCCGGTGTGACCATTCCTGTATTCAAGGAACTGACCTTTGTCCCCATCTCCTATGATCTTGCTGACTATCCTCTTTGGGTAGACAAGGGATTGGAGAGCCTTCGTGACTTGGCTCGTTATGATGCCTTGATTGCAACGCTGGAACAACAGGTGAGACTCCTTGAAAAAGAGTTGAGAACCACCAGTCAACGGGTGAACCTTTTCGAGAAGGTGAAGATACCTGAGGCAAAGGATAATATCCGTCGTATTGCCATTTACCTGGGTGACCAGCAGACTGCTGCTGTAGTCCGTGGTAAGATCGCCAAGAAAAAGCTGATGCAGGGGGCATGA
- a CDS encoding nitroreductase family protein has protein sequence MENTIINSMKKRRTIYNLGKELPVMKSTLEDAVRGVIKYAPSAFNSQTSRAVILYDENHDWLWDLILSKLVAMIEDPEQKKQTEEKIAGFKAASGTIMFFEEMATIRSLQEQMPLYSENFALWSHHGTGMAQFSVWTVLAELGVGASLQHYGNLIEEEVLAHFDLPSSWSLIAQMPFGSIKKDPGDKDFLPSEERVRVIA, from the coding sequence ATGGAAAACACCATTATCAATAGCATGAAAAAAAGACGCACAATCTATAATCTGGGAAAAGAACTTCCCGTTATGAAATCAACACTGGAGGATGCTGTTCGAGGAGTAATCAAATATGCTCCATCTGCATTCAACTCACAAACAAGCAGAGCTGTCATTTTGTATGATGAAAACCACGATTGGCTTTGGGATCTAATACTCTCCAAACTTGTTGCGATGATAGAAGATCCTGAGCAGAAAAAGCAGACGGAAGAAAAAATTGCTGGATTCAAGGCAGCTTCTGGAACCATTATGTTCTTTGAAGAGATGGCTACCATCCGCAGTCTTCAGGAACAGATGCCACTCTACAGCGAGAATTTCGCGCTCTGGAGTCATCATGGAACAGGTATGGCACAGTTCTCTGTATGGACGGTACTTGCTGAGCTTGGAGTTGGTGCCAGCTTGCAGCACTATGGAAATCTCATTGAGGAAGAGGTACTTGCACATTTCGACCTCCCCTCTTCTTGGTCTCTGATTGCACAAATGCCTTTCGGCTCGATCAAAAAAGATCCCGGTGATAAGGATTTCCTTCCCAGCGAGGAACGGGTAAGGGTTATCGCATAA
- a CDS encoding alpha-N-arabinofuranosidase encodes MKCTVHASKHCVIGTADKRLFSSFVEQLGRCVYGGIYEKDHPLSDENGLRTDVMKLVKDLDVPMVRFPGGNYVSNHRWEDSVGPIEERPVRLDLAWKALDPNTFGIKEFMDWCQKVGTEPMMALNLGTRGIDEAKDLVEYCNHPGGTALSELRKSHGSEAPYDIKMWCLGNEMDGPWQVGHKTAEEYGRLASEVGKALKLYDPSLELVACGSSNSDMPTFPAWEETVLEHTWDIADYLSLHMYFRNDENDAETFLASSKRMDEFIETVVHVCDYVQAKKRSSKTMYLSFDEWNVWFHSNEQDKAEPDWKVGKHLLEDIYTFEDALVVGCLLNSLLKHCDRVKVACLAQLVNVIAPIMTEDGGPSWAQTIYWPFYYASKYGRGEVLDIRLDVPTYENHHYGEVPYADAVLVYHEKEQELDLFVVNRSLNEELTLNLDTVGFGQQLNLIEHIVLHHRDLKASNNKDNPDRIIPVLNKVAKDQYLAPKQSWNLLRFSLS; translated from the coding sequence GTGAAATGTACAGTACATGCTTCTAAACATTGTGTAATCGGAACAGCAGACAAGCGGTTGTTCAGTTCCTTCGTCGAGCAATTGGGTCGATGTGTATATGGAGGTATCTATGAAAAGGATCATCCACTCTCTGATGAGAATGGACTACGTACTGATGTCATGAAACTCGTCAAGGATCTTGATGTTCCCATGGTTAGATTTCCTGGTGGCAACTATGTATCCAACCATCGTTGGGAAGACTCTGTTGGCCCTATAGAAGAAAGACCAGTACGGCTTGACCTTGCCTGGAAAGCATTGGATCCCAATACATTTGGCATTAAGGAGTTTATGGATTGGTGTCAGAAAGTTGGCACGGAACCAATGATGGCACTTAACCTGGGTACCCGCGGTATTGATGAGGCAAAGGACTTGGTCGAGTACTGTAACCACCCAGGAGGAACTGCATTAAGTGAACTAAGAAAGAGTCATGGATCAGAGGCTCCTTATGATATCAAGATGTGGTGCCTTGGTAATGAAATGGATGGACCTTGGCAAGTTGGTCATAAGACAGCCGAGGAGTATGGGCGTCTCGCATCAGAGGTAGGAAAGGCTTTAAAGCTCTATGATCCCAGCCTCGAGCTGGTAGCTTGTGGGTCCAGCAATAGTGATATGCCTACATTCCCCGCATGGGAAGAGACCGTACTTGAGCATACATGGGATATTGCTGACTACCTGTCGCTACATATGTACTTCAGAAATGATGAGAATGATGCAGAGACATTCCTTGCTTCAAGTAAGAGAATGGATGAATTCATAGAAACTGTCGTACATGTATGTGATTACGTGCAAGCAAAAAAACGCTCTTCAAAAACCATGTATCTCTCATTTGATGAATGGAATGTTTGGTTTCATTCCAATGAGCAGGACAAAGCAGAACCTGACTGGAAAGTTGGGAAACATCTGCTGGAAGATATATATACCTTTGAGGACGCTTTGGTGGTTGGGTGTCTACTCAACAGTTTGCTTAAACACTGTGATCGGGTGAAGGTTGCATGTCTTGCCCAGTTAGTGAATGTGATTGCACCGATCATGACCGAAGATGGGGGACCAAGTTGGGCTCAAACCATCTACTGGCCGTTCTATTATGCATCAAAGTATGGTAGGGGAGAGGTACTGGATATCCGATTGGATGTGCCAACCTATGAAAACCATCATTATGGAGAGGTACCCTATGCAGATGCAGTGCTTGTGTATCATGAGAAAGAACAGGAACTTGACCTATTCGTGGTAAACAGGAGTCTGAATGAAGAACTGACTCTGAACCTTGATACGGTAGGGTTTGGGCAACAACTAAATCTTATCGAGCACATCGTTCTACACCATCGAGATTTGAAAGCTAGCAACAATAAGGATAACCCAGATAGAATTATACCTGTTCTAAATAAGGTGGCAAAGGATCAGTATCTTGCACCAAAACAATCATGGAACTTGCTAAGGTTTTCTCTCTCATAA
- a CDS encoding V-type ATP synthase subunit K (produces ATP from ADP in the presence of a proton gradient across the membrane; the K subunit is a nonenzymatic component which binds the dimeric form by interacting with the G and E subunits): MGNLEFIGLACALALSALGSGLGAGAAAQAAVGGWKKCYANGKPAPFIMVAFAGAPLTQTIYGFLLMNFIAAAIAAGASSTLALGVGVFGGAAIGLSAWMQGKTAACACDALAETGKGTANYFIVIGIVETVALFTLVFSLLALQ, translated from the coding sequence ATGGGAAACTTGGAATTTATTGGATTGGCATGTGCATTGGCTCTCTCGGCTCTTGGGTCGGGACTTGGTGCTGGCGCTGCTGCCCAGGCAGCAGTTGGTGGTTGGAAGAAGTGCTACGCGAACGGTAAACCTGCTCCGTTCATCATGGTTGCATTTGCCGGTGCTCCGCTTACCCAGACCATTTACGGGTTCCTCTTGATGAACTTCATTGCTGCAGCCATTGCTGCAGGGGCCTCTTCAACCCTGGCATTGGGCGTTGGTGTATTCGGTGGTGCAGCTATCGGACTCTCTGCATGGATGCAGGGAAAGACTGCAGCCTGCGCATGTGATGCACTTGCTGAGACTGGAAAGGGTACTGCCAACTACTTTATCGTTATCGGTATTGTTGAAACAGTTGCTCTCTTCACCTTGGTCTTCAGTTTGCTTGCCTTGCAATAA
- a CDS encoding sugar ABC transporter permease, with protein sequence MKLKQTISSTRITPYVFIFPFIASFLIFYLYPIISTIIMGFQQVYPGQVEFIGLENYQKLSNPEFKVALKNSFRYTVYTIALLIPIPLLLSVWLNNGNKTVNTLYRSILYVPTLISVVVAGTIMRLLFASSNKSIINTIAIALGAEPRQWLLGGPTQAMILLLILALWRWVGVNIIYFLSGLQAIPDELYEAADIDGASPLQKLWRITIPLLKSTTIFVTTISIFGGLAMFEESYILWSGTASPNNVGLTIVGYLYKKGFQEGEMGMASSIGIVLLVIVFTISISYLKIFGFFKTEDKK encoded by the coding sequence ATGAAGCTTAAACAAACGATTAGCTCAACAAGAATTACACCATATGTCTTCATTTTCCCTTTTATTGCGTCGTTTCTTATTTTTTACTTGTATCCCATCATTAGCACGATCATCATGGGGTTCCAACAAGTCTATCCAGGCCAAGTAGAATTTATTGGGCTTGAAAATTATCAGAAACTTAGTAATCCAGAATTCAAAGTTGCATTGAAAAACAGCTTTCGCTATACAGTGTATACAATAGCCTTGCTTATACCAATTCCTTTGTTGCTTTCTGTATGGCTTAACAATGGAAACAAGACGGTTAACACACTATATCGTTCGATATTGTATGTGCCCACGTTGATATCTGTCGTAGTTGCAGGAACAATTATGCGCTTGTTATTTGCATCCAGCAATAAAAGCATTATAAATACTATTGCCATCGCTTTAGGAGCAGAACCACGACAGTGGCTGCTTGGGGGTCCTACTCAGGCGATGATTTTACTTCTCATTTTAGCACTCTGGCGTTGGGTAGGTGTGAATATCATCTACTTCCTCTCGGGATTGCAGGCAATTCCAGATGAACTCTATGAGGCTGCAGATATTGATGGAGCCTCCCCTTTACAAAAGCTCTGGAGAATTACCATACCATTACTAAAAAGCACGACTATCTTTGTTACCACTATCTCCATTTTTGGTGGACTGGCTATGTTTGAAGAAAGTTATATTCTATGGTCAGGGACAGCTTCACCTAACAATGTAGGCCTAACAATTGTTGGTTATTTATATAAGAAGGGATTCCAAGAGGGTGAGATGGGTATGGCCAGCTCTATTGGTATTGTGCTTCTGGTAATTGTATTCACCATTAGTATATCTTACTTGAAAATATTTGGTTTCTTTAAAACTGAGGACAAGAAATGA
- a CDS encoding ArsR family transcriptional regulator produces the protein MQGRIMIINPNTDMDVLKGLASPVRVSILNELRKGEKNVNELSSILNLPQSTVATNIMTLEKANLIEIDIRKATKGNQKVCRNIYDEYVINLGNKEESNDEVVTVEMPVGLFIEYNVSAPCGMCTTEKIVGYLDTPESFLEPERIKAGLLWFEKGYVKYQFPNNSYNKKKAVKKLEIVVELSSEIPGTNPKWLSDITLSINEHEVGTWTSPGDFGDKRGTFTPEWWKLKGSQYGLLKTWTVTDEGSFVDGMKISDLKIKDLALNTHHSIKACFAVKEDAENVGGINIFGHGFGNYSHDILLNLYF, from the coding sequence ATGCAAGGTAGAATAATGATTATCAATCCGAATACGGATATGGATGTCTTGAAAGGTTTAGCCTCTCCTGTACGTGTAAGTATACTTAACGAGCTACGTAAAGGCGAAAAAAATGTAAACGAACTCTCTAGCATTCTCAACCTTCCTCAATCCACGGTTGCCACAAATATCATGACACTTGAGAAAGCCAATCTTATAGAAATTGATATTCGAAAGGCTACCAAGGGAAATCAGAAAGTATGTAGAAATATATACGATGAATATGTGATCAATCTAGGAAACAAAGAAGAGAGCAATGATGAAGTGGTAACAGTAGAGATGCCAGTAGGGTTATTCATTGAATATAATGTTTCAGCCCCATGTGGTATGTGTACCACCGAGAAAATTGTTGGCTATCTTGATACCCCTGAATCATTTCTTGAACCTGAAAGAATTAAAGCTGGACTGCTTTGGTTTGAAAAAGGATATGTAAAATATCAATTCCCTAATAACTCATACAACAAGAAGAAAGCAGTCAAAAAGCTTGAGATTGTTGTTGAACTTTCTTCTGAAATTCCTGGCACCAATCCTAAATGGCTTAGTGATATCACCCTTTCTATTAATGAACACGAAGTGGGAACATGGACAAGCCCTGGAGATTTTGGGGATAAAAGAGGGACCTTCACCCCTGAATGGTGGAAGCTCAAAGGCTCTCAATATGGTTTGTTGAAAACATGGACTGTAACAGATGAAGGTTCTTTTGTGGATGGCATGAAGATTTCTGATCTAAAAATCAAAGATCTAGCACTTAATACCCACCATTCAATAAAAGCGTGTTTTGCTGTAAAGGAAGATGCGGAGAATGTAGGTGGGATTAACATCTTTGGACATGGTTTTGGTAACTATAGCCATGACATTCTCTTGAATCTCTATTTTTAA
- a CDS encoding carbohydrate ABC transporter permease has protein sequence MKHLVLVVLCLVYIVPLYSLLLAAFRPGRDLLRYGITLNTLIPTGLNLNTVKGLYTIRDGIYFIWFKNSLLLLVLQTSLALFLSSFVAYGLSIYTFKGRKIVTTMVIFLMLVPIQILILPLYKLMITIKLIDTFWGVILPLVVSPFAIFFFKQFIDGIPRDLVDAGRVDGLNEYAIFFKIVVPIMPPAFSAMAIFMSMQSWNNFLWPLIVLRDGQKFTLPIGLNTLLTPYNSAYDLLLIGALAATLPIIIIFIFFQRYFIAGLTSGGVKG, from the coding sequence ATGAAACATTTAGTTTTAGTAGTATTGTGCTTAGTATATATTGTTCCGCTTTATTCACTATTACTGGCAGCTTTTCGTCCTGGCAGAGATCTTCTTAGATATGGAATAACCTTAAATACTTTGATTCCAACCGGGTTGAACTTAAATACCGTTAAGGGCCTTTATACAATACGAGATGGTATATATTTCATCTGGTTTAAAAACAGTCTGTTGTTACTAGTACTGCAAACTAGTTTAGCCCTGTTCTTAAGTTCATTTGTTGCATACGGTCTATCAATATATACTTTTAAAGGTAGAAAAATTGTTACAACTATGGTGATTTTCCTAATGTTGGTACCTATTCAGATACTCATTCTTCCCCTATATAAACTAATGATTACTATCAAATTGATTGATACTTTTTGGGGAGTTATTTTGCCATTAGTAGTATCACCATTTGCCATTTTTTTCTTTAAACAATTCATAGATGGTATTCCTCGTGACTTAGTTGATGCAGGTCGAGTTGATGGATTAAATGAATATGCAATTTTCTTTAAAATTGTTGTACCGATCATGCCCCCTGCCTTTTCTGCAATGGCAATATTTATGTCCATGCAGAGTTGGAATAACTTTCTCTGGCCACTGATTGTGCTGCGTGATGGCCAAAAGTTTACTTTACCCATTGGTTTAAATACTTTGCTAACACCTTACAACAGCGCTTATGACCTTCTGTTGATTGGGGCTCTGGCAGCAACACTACCAATTATCATCATATTCATATTTTTCCAACGCTATTTTATCGCTGGTCTTACCAGCGGTGGGGTAAAAGGTTGA
- a CDS encoding ATPase, with protein sequence MIVPMKKAYIVVQAHNGRSMLRDLRKGGLLHITSEQVQSQKIEQLQKRYDQIYGLRNVILDLQDKKHMPSQSEVSDEVFYELLERYQGLLETRDDLVEEIKADSAQIEELKEWGDFDPEEVRQLSREGITLHFYTLSKKDLKNLDSSIQYIELSPVAGQMAIATIGETLDSSVPAKPFTLSEHGLGFLQKRKASDEDRLKDVVKSLKEAGTYLDAFSFQLKKLEMAMRFEEVGEQLEGGEDLVWLSGYLPETKANDFISLAKQKGWAYQLDDVTEEDTPPTLIKYPKGVGIIKPVFDILGTVPGYRENDVSTWFLLFFTLFFAMIIGDAGYGIIFMATAVLLHAKAKQANTMVMLLYVLSIATIVWGSLTGTWFGSKEILMAVPFLQTLVIPSISNYPELFGLTANTAQNTVMKFCFIIGTVQLSLACILNVIHKIPKKDLSFVADIGWLMDILALYFVVLQLVIGEPANMMYVASVVGAGFLLVVLFGSQGPGIKFGKGLASGLGGFFTTFLNTISAFSNIMSYIRLFAVGMASVAIAQSFNSMAGGMLSGFALVAGILVLVIGHSLNIVMGLLSVVVHGVRLNLLEFSGQLGMEWTGIAYEPFTQTVEEN encoded by the coding sequence ATGATTGTACCAATGAAAAAGGCCTACATCGTCGTTCAGGCACATAATGGCCGTTCCATGCTCAGGGATCTCAGAAAAGGTGGTCTGCTCCATATAACCAGTGAACAGGTCCAGAGTCAAAAGATAGAACAGCTTCAAAAGCGTTATGACCAAATATACGGCTTACGGAATGTCATTCTTGATCTGCAAGACAAAAAGCATATGCCTTCCCAGAGTGAGGTCTCTGATGAAGTGTTTTATGAGCTTCTTGAACGCTATCAAGGACTATTGGAGACAAGAGATGACCTCGTAGAGGAAATAAAGGCTGACTCAGCTCAGATTGAGGAGCTGAAGGAGTGGGGTGATTTCGACCCAGAGGAAGTGAGGCAACTGTCCCGAGAAGGGATCACGTTGCATTTCTATACCCTTTCCAAGAAAGACCTGAAGAACCTGGATTCGTCAATCCAATATATTGAGCTCTCTCCTGTTGCTGGTCAGATGGCCATTGCAACCATAGGAGAAACCCTCGACTCATCCGTTCCAGCAAAACCCTTTACTCTCAGTGAACATGGTCTTGGCTTTCTACAGAAGAGAAAGGCTTCAGATGAGGATCGCCTGAAGGATGTAGTCAAATCTCTCAAGGAGGCAGGTACTTATCTTGATGCTTTCTCGTTCCAATTGAAAAAGCTTGAGATGGCAATGCGCTTTGAGGAGGTTGGGGAACAGCTTGAAGGGGGAGAGGACCTTGTCTGGCTCTCAGGCTACCTCCCAGAGACCAAGGCTAATGACTTCATATCCCTCGCCAAGCAAAAGGGCTGGGCATACCAGTTGGATGATGTAACAGAAGAGGACACTCCGCCAACTTTGATCAAATACCCTAAGGGAGTGGGAATTATCAAGCCAGTGTTTGATATTCTTGGCACTGTTCCTGGCTATCGTGAGAATGATGTCAGTACCTGGTTCCTGTTGTTCTTTACCTTGTTCTTTGCGATGATCATCGGGGATGCAGGTTATGGCATTATCTTCATGGCGACTGCTGTTCTTTTACACGCAAAAGCCAAGCAAGCGAATACCATGGTCATGTTGCTCTATGTACTGAGTATCGCTACAATTGTATGGGGGTCCTTGACAGGTACCTGGTTCGGCTCAAAGGAAATACTTATGGCAGTGCCATTCCTTCAGACCCTGGTTATTCCATCCATATCAAACTATCCTGAACTTTTTGGTTTGACTGCCAATACAGCTCAGAATACGGTCATGAAGTTCTGTTTCATCATTGGAACGGTCCAACTGAGCTTGGCTTGCATTCTCAATGTAATCCACAAGATTCCCAAGAAGGACCTGAGCTTTGTTGCCGATATCGGATGGTTGATGGATATTCTGGCCCTTTACTTTGTGGTATTGCAACTGGTCATCGGGGAACCTGCAAACATGATGTATGTTGCTTCTGTAGTAGGGGCAGGGTTTCTGTTGGTGGTTCTCTTTGGATCACAAGGCCCTGGTATCAAGTTTGGGAAAGGCCTCGCCAGCGGGTTGGGTGGTTTTTTCACCACCTTCCTTAATACCATCAGCGCATTTTCAAATATCATGAGTTATATCCGTTTGTTTGCTGTTGGAATGGCTTCTGTTGCTATTGCACAGAGTTTCAACAGTATGGCAGGTGGAATGCTTAGTGGGTTTGCACTCGTTGCTGGAATCTTGGTTCTGGTAATCGGGCACTCCCTCAATATTGTGATGGGATTGCTGAGTGTCGTGGTGCACGGTGTGCGCCTGAATCTTTTGGAGTTCTCCGGTCAGCTCGGCATGGAGTGGACTGGAATCGCATATGAACCGTTTACGCAAACGGTGGAAGAAAACTGA
- a CDS encoding methylated-DNA--[protein]-cysteine S-methyltransferase: MSTILSLTYESPLGTLKLTSNKDALLGLSFISEIREKQESNPVLEMTIQQLDAYFKGTLQKFSVPMELHGTAFQKTVWEALCTIPYGTVVSYQDIAIAIGNPKAVRAVGMANNKNPISIIIPCHRVIGKQGSLTGYAGGLDKKQWLLCHERENQDNNLQE; encoded by the coding sequence ATGAGTACTATACTATCTTTGACATATGAAAGCCCCCTGGGCACCCTAAAACTAACTAGTAACAAGGATGCTTTGCTGGGGCTTTCATTCATCTCTGAAATAAGAGAAAAACAAGAAAGCAATCCTGTCTTGGAGATGACAATTCAACAATTGGATGCATACTTCAAAGGAACCTTACAAAAATTTTCGGTTCCCATGGAACTGCACGGTACTGCCTTCCAGAAAACAGTTTGGGAAGCTCTTTGTACAATACCCTATGGGACTGTGGTCAGTTATCAGGATATTGCAATTGCCATCGGCAATCCTAAGGCTGTACGTGCTGTGGGGATGGCTAACAACAAGAACCCCATCAGCATTATCATTCCCTGCCACCGGGTTATCGGTAAGCAGGGATCACTCACAGGGTATGCAGGTGGACTGGATAAGAAGCAGTGGCTTCTCTGTCATGAACGAGAAAACCAGGATAATAACCTACAAGAATAG
- a CDS encoding sugar ABC transporter substrate-binding protein, with protein MKRLLLLLLLITCMVGMVFAAGDKEQAASSQEGTELSFWTFQDLHMSFYEKMAKLWNEENPDRKIIFKPEVLPFEDMHTKLLVSLQAGTGAPDMVDIEIGKYPNFLKGNVQLIPLNDVIDPVRDKFVTARLDIYSKDGQNYGLPFHVGASVIFYNTEILDAAGIDPYDIKTWDDYMEAGKIVKQKTGKPMATVEVNGQWSFWPMIAERGSDLVDADGNVILDNETNIKTLEYLKELLDSGVAVAAPGGNHHAEEYYGFMNDGGAASMWMPMWYMNRFTDYMPDLSGKILILPMPRWTPDGKRSAGMGGTGTSVTNQARDVELAKDFLMFAKGSEEGNLVIWEDLGFDPPRWDVWDNPRMNASNKFTEYYQNDSIFGMLLEIKDEINSVNVKEKLPAVIDRINSSVMIQALQQQTKSPAEALREGAELAR; from the coding sequence ATGAAAAGACTTTTATTGTTATTGTTACTGATCACCTGTATGGTCGGTATGGTATTTGCAGCGGGTGACAAGGAACAGGCTGCTTCTTCACAAGAAGGAACAGAATTGTCCTTCTGGACATTCCAGGATCTCCACATGAGTTTCTATGAAAAGATGGCAAAATTGTGGAATGAAGAGAATCCTGACAGAAAGATAATCTTTAAACCTGAAGTATTACCGTTCGAGGATATGCATACCAAGCTGTTGGTATCCCTTCAGGCTGGTACTGGAGCACCTGACATGGTCGATATTGAGATTGGAAAGTATCCTAACTTCCTCAAAGGTAATGTTCAGCTTATTCCTTTGAATGATGTTATTGATCCAGTACGTGACAAATTTGTCACTGCACGTCTCGACATCTATAGCAAGGATGGCCAGAATTATGGTCTTCCATTCCACGTTGGTGCATCTGTTATTTTCTACAACACAGAGATTTTGGATGCTGCAGGAATTGATCCTTATGACATCAAGACATGGGATGACTACATGGAAGCAGGTAAAATCGTGAAGCAGAAAACCGGCAAGCCCATGGCTACAGTTGAAGTGAATGGTCAGTGGTCTTTTTGGCCCATGATTGCTGAACGTGGTTCTGATCTTGTTGATGCTGATGGAAATGTAATTCTTGATAACGAGACCAACATCAAGACCCTTGAGTATCTCAAGGAATTGTTGGACAGCGGTGTAGCCGTGGCTGCTCCTGGTGGAAACCATCATGCAGAAGAGTACTATGGTTTTATGAACGATGGTGGTGCTGCTTCGATGTGGATGCCGATGTGGTACATGAATAGATTTACTGATTATATGCCAGACCTTTCTGGAAAGATTTTGATTCTTCCGATGCCTAGATGGACTCCTGATGGTAAGCGTTCAGCAGGCATGGGTGGTACCGGAACCTCTGTTACCAATCAGGCTAGAGACGTTGAACTGGCTAAGGATTTCTTGATGTTTGCAAAGGGATCTGAAGAAGGAAATTTGGTAATCTGGGAAGATCTTGGATTTGATCCTCCTCGTTGGGATGTCTGGGATAATCCTCGGATGAACGCTTCCAATAAGTTTACTGAGTACTACCAGAATGACTCAATTTTCGGTATGTTGCTGGAGATCAAGGATGAGATTAATAGTGTCAATGTCAAGGAAAAACTTCCTGCAGTCATTGACCGAATCAATTCCTCTGTTATGATTCAGGCATTGCAACAGCAGACCAAGAGTCCTGCGGAGGCCTTGAGAGAAGGTGCTGAACTAGCACGTTAA